Below is a window of Jonesiaceae bacterium BS-20 DNA.
AAACAGTTCCACATAATCGCCCTTTTCGTCCATCTGGGCTACCCACTCCTGGGCGCCAACCGCAGCACCCTGAGCGTTGTTTGAAACCAGTTGAGCCTTAGCTAGGCCGGACTCGTTGATTTCCGCGTTCACCAGGAATACCGGAATACCGGCGGCGTCAGCCTTCTTCACAGCAGCGATGGATCCGTCAGCGTTAGCCGGGTCCAAAATAATAGCTACGGACTTGTTGGAAATTGCGGTGTCAATCAGGGTGTTCTCGGTGTTGGTGTCACCCTTGTGGGCGCCAACTACCGCTTCATACCCAAGTTCCTTTGCGGTTGCTGAGGCTACATCGCCTTCGGTCTTCCAGTACGGGTTGGATGGGTCGTTCACAATGATCGTGATCAAACCGCCGGCCTCACCGCCACCGGTTCCCTCCGTCTCACTTTCTGACGTGGTCGGCTTTGGTGTTTCTTTCCCACCATCGCTTGAGCACGCTCCGAGACCAAACATGAGGGCGCCCGCAGCAGCGAGGGCAATGAGTGTTTTCTTGCGCAACATGTCGCACTACCTTTCAAAGATTCTGACGGCTCGGGGCCTTTCCCGATGCCGGTCTTGCGTTGTTCCGTGAACTTCCAAGAGGTCATTACTCGGTTGCTACGGCTTTGGCTTGCGCCGGTGAATCTGGTCCAGACCCTCCAATATTGGTTGCGGGACTCTGCGGGTTTGGAGGTGTTGCAGGCGTCGCTGCCGGCTTGGGGCGACGTCCATACTCAAGTGTGTTGAGCATGACCGCTACCACGATCACACCTCCCATGAAGACCATCTGCCAGTAGGCAGACACTCCTACGATCACCAGACCATCTGAGAGGAAACCAATGACAAAGGCACCAAGGAGGGTGCCTCGGATGGTTCCGCGCCCACCCATGAGGGAAGCTCCACCAATAACCACCGCGGCAATTGCGGTCAGTTCATAGGTGTTACCCGCTGTGGGGCTGGCACTGGTCAGTGTTGAGGCAAGGATCAGACCTGCCACTGCGGCACAGATGCCGGCAATGACATAGACCCAGATTTTTACGGATCGTACGGGAACACCGGAGAGCTCCGATGCTCGCTCGTTACCACCCGAGGCGTAAAGCCAGCGACCAAACTTGGTCCGGCTTAGCACAAAGCCAAGGATGACAGCGATGATCGCCATGATCAGTACCCCGATTGGGATACCTAGGATGCGGTTGAAACCAAGCCAGTCAAACCCGGTGTTGCCCAGCTCTGGTTCACCCGCAAGGTTGTTTACGGTCAGACCGTTTGTCAGCAACAGTGCTGCACCACGGACTACGTAGAGCATGCCCAGGGTAGCTACAAACGGAGCAACCTTGAACTTAGCTACCAAAATACCGTTGATGAGTCCTACAAGAGCCCCCACTCCGCAGGACAAAATGAGAACAACCGGAATGCTTGGGAAGAAGGTGAATCCGAAGATTTCAATGTTGACTCCCTTGATCAAGAATCCGGCCACAACGGCGGAGAAACCAAGCGTTGAACCGACCGAAAGGTCAATTCCACCGTTGAGGATCACGAGGAGCATTCCCATGCCAAGGATGGCGTAGATAGCTACGTGCGATGCCATGATCAGGAGGTTATCCACCGTCAGGAAGTTTGGTGACAGTAGTGAGAACACCACGATGATTAAGATCAAGGCGAGGAAGGCGCGGCCTTCGATCAGAACTTTAGTAAGTGAAAATGGTTTCTTTTGCGGCTTCACACCGTTGGTAATTGTCGTCGTCATAATCCGATCCGTTTCTTGGGCCTGTGATCAGGCGGCGACGGCCTCACCGGAGGCTGCCATGATCATTTCCTTGGTCGCGTCTGGCCCAAATTCGGCGGCTACCCGCCCCCGGCTCAGAACGATAATGCGGTGCGCGATGCTCAGGCATTCGCCCACCTCGGAGGTCGAATACACGACCGTTAGGCCTTTGACCGCGCGGGCGGCCAGCAGGCGGAAGACTTCACCCTTTGCACCAACATCGATTCCACGGCTGGGTTCATCCAGCAGCATGACCTGCGGCCCCGTTGCCAAGACCTTGCCAATAACAACCTTTTGTTGGTTTCCACCGGACAACGATCCAATTGGCACGTCCGAGCCCGGGGTCTTCACGGTGACGTCTTCGATAAGTTCTTCTGCAAGGTCATGTTCCTTGCCACGCGACAAGAACCCGCGTACCAGCAGTTCCTTGAGGCTAGCTAGCGTAAGGTTGCGGCCCACCGACATGGTCTGGACCAGTCCGTCGCGTTGCCGGTCCTCCGGGACCAAACCAACCCCCATCTCAATGCGTTCCGCAATTGACTGGTGCGTCAGCGCATCACCGTGCAGCACAATCTGCCCGGCAGCTACATCGCCACGGCCCGCAATCGCTTCAAGGAGCTCGGTGCGGCCGGAGCCCATGAGGCCATACAAGCAAACCACTTCGCCTTGGCGCACGGTCAGGTCCAAGCCATCCACGATTGCGCGGTCGGCGTTCTCGGGGTCCATGACCTTGAGGCCTTGGACATCCAAAACTACGTCACCAAACTCGTATCCGGTCGGTGGCTGACCAAGGTCAAAGTTGTCACCAACCATGTGCCGGACAATCCAGTCCAGGTCAATTTCTTCCCGGACGCCACGGGCCGTCATGGTACCGTCACGCAATACCACTGCGTGGTCGGTTACCACGAGGGCTTCTTCAAGGTGGTGGGAGATATAAACGATTGCTACTCCGCGGGCCTTGAGTTCCTCGATGATGCCGAACAAGACTTGTACCTCAGCCGCAGCGAGTGCGGATGTGGGCTCGTCCATGATGAGGATCCGGGAATCCACGGACAGCGCGCGGGCGATCTCAATAATCTGTTGCTGGCCAACTCGCAGGTCAGCTACCAACGTGTCTGGAGAAATCGGTAGTTGCATCTCATCCAGCAGGGCTTGGGTTTGCCGGGTCTGCTCAGCAAAGTCAACGCTGATCGCACCGCCAAGCTCGCGGCCCAAGAAAATGTTGTCCCGCACCGAGAGGTTTGGTGCCAGGCTCAACTCTTGGTGAATGATTGAGACACCGTGGGCGACGGCCTCAGAAGTTGAGTCAAAGTGGACCGGCTTGCCATCAAGGATGATCTGGCCGGAGGTAGGTTGCTCCACACCCGACAAGATTTTCATCAGGGTGGACTTACCCGCACCGTTTTCACCAAACAGCGTGGTCACGGTGCCCTTACGGATTTCGAAGTTGACTCCCTTGAGGGCCCTGACTCCACCGTAGTTTTTTACAACATCGCGTGCTTCAAGGACAACGTCATCCGATTCGGAACTCATTGCACCTCCATCTGAACCGGTGTGACCAGCCAAGAAGCCGGGTTGATCAACGTAAATGCACCGGTTACGGTAACGGTCTTGCCTTCGAGCGCAGCCGTGTCAATGTTTGCTAGAACTTGGACTTTGAGCTCATCATTGAGAGCAGCAGCGGCATTCTGGTAATCAATTTGGTTGGTAAATTCACCGAATGTGATTTCACCGCTGGCGTCACGAATCTCAGTTCCGTTGATTGCCGGTCCCGTCTGTACTCGAACCGTGAGGTCCCCTGGGAGGCCATCGATTGTGACCGGGTAGATTCCAGACTTACCTTCACCAAACGTGCCGGTAAAGGTGGTCGAGTAAACCGGTCCACCAGAGCTTTGAACCGCAAACTCTGTCGCTGCGGCATCTGGATCCGCGGCGATTGCCGCGGCAAGATCAACCGCCGGTGTGGCTCTAGCTGCAACATTTTCTTGGATGGTTGGGAAGCGCTCTGCACCAAATGTTTCAGCGTTGAACTTCTCAACTCCAACAATGCGTGGGTCATCGTTGGGAATGAATTTGCTTCCCAACCCCAAGCCAACCAGCGCTACAACAATGACCGCTGCCCAAATCCCACGGGTCGCATTCTTGCTTCGTGGCTTCTGCGGCTGCTTCTTTGCTACCGCCGTATTAGCCGCGCTCACGGGATCAGAACCCGTGACTCGGTGTCGTTTGGACGGATCTGCAACTTGCGGCCCTGCCCCTTACGGAACATGTCGAGCGCATCTGCATAGTCATCCAAGCTAAATGAGTGGCTGGTCATCGCCTTTGCGTCAATTGCACCGGCCTCAAACATTTCAACGGCACGGCCAAATGAGTTGTGCACCGCCATGGAACCAACAATGTTGAGTTCATCGCGGTACACCCTAAATGGTGAGAACTTTGCGGTGCGGTCTGCTGGCGCAACACCAAAGTCTTGGAAGTAACCTGCTGGTTTGACTCGGGTCAATGCATCTTCGATGGCAGCTATGTTTCCGGTTGCATCAATGACAACATCCCACTTTTCCCGGTCTGCGTCATCTGCCGAGGTGTAGCGCAGTTCAATCCCGCATTCCTTCGCAGTGTTGAGGCGGTCCTCGTTCAAGTCAACGATGGTGACCGAGGCCGCTCCGGCACGGGTTGCAAGCTGGGCCATGATCAGTCCCATGGTTCCGGACCCGTACACCAACACGTGGTCGCCCATGCGGCGCGGCAAGATGTCCCACCCACGAATAGCGCAGGCTAGCGGCTCAATGAGCGCGGCTAGGTGAAGATCGGTTTCTTTCTTCAGTTTGAACACGTTGGTCGCTGGCGCAACGAAATATTGCTGTGCTGCTCCGTCCGATGCCACAACGCCCAGGCCGTTCCAAGCTGGGCAGAGGTTCTGGCGGCCGTTGAGGCAAAACTCGCACTCACCACAGGTGGTTGATGGGTTGACCGCAACGTGGTCGCCTACCTGAAAGTTGAAAACGCCGTCGTTGACGCCCTCGCCAAGGGCCGTGATGACCCCGGTAGCCTCGTGGCCCGGTACCAGTGGAAATACGGTTCCCTCAAACTCTCCGTCGAGGACGTGGGTGTCAGTTCCACAGATTCCGACCGCTGCAGTCTCAATGAGAATCTGCTTATACCCCGGAGTAGGCATAGGCCGCTCTTCTAGGGTGAGGTTGCCTTCTGAAGTAAATACAACTGCGCGCATCATTGCTCCCGTTCAAGTTTGCCGTCAATGTGTGACTTCGCCTTGTCACTTATTGGGGGAAGTTCTTTCAAAGCTAGGCCGCGGCGCCATAACTCATTACCTAAAATAACTTCCGTGTTATCTTTCTGTGATCTTGCATCAGCATCACGTTAAATCAATCGTAAGTAGCAATGTTAGATATGTCAACAGATCTGTGAATATGGGCCTCTATGTTACGCACCCAGATCGCACACTAGGGCCGGTAACTACTTATTTTGCCGATATATCAAAGACTATTCAAGGCAAGCCTGGGCAGGGAAACTCATTCGTTTCAATATGTTTCAATCACTAATTTCGCGTTATTTAACATTTCACACTTCTCATTTGACGCGCAGAATTTCACATAGCATCTTGAAGTTGGGCAAAACAAGAGCCCAGAGGCGCACTGTTGCACCCCTGGGCTCTTGTCAAAGTACTCGCTACTGGGCCACTCCACTAATCAAAGCTAGGGAAGAGGCCATCATGACATATACCCCAGACCATATTTTTTGGTGTGATCGGACGTAGATCCGGCAGAGCAAATGTTGTCTTGCCATTACCTCCGAAGGTGTCTCCAAGTAGAGCAAACAGTACCGTATGATCTTGAATTCGCAAGATTCTACCGTCCGCCGGAAGCCCCAGCGGAGACGGACCACTGCGTTGAATGGCCGACAACGTCATTGTGCCCATCGTGCATTCATGTTGGTTACTCAAATTACCAAGCGACGTCTCACCAAAGTACTGGCTCAGCGCAGAGTTCCCCTCGGGGCCCCGGGGGCCTTGAATCCCTTGCGGTCCTTGGTCACCCTGCGGCCCCATAACTCCCGGGTCACCCTGAGGTCCCGGTGTGCCCGGCAGGCCCATAGCACCGTTGATACCGTCTTGCCCGGGTGCACCTGGTGCGCCTTGCACACCGTCAGCGCCCGGAAGTCCCTGCTCGCCGCGGTCCCCCTTGTCTCCCTTCTCGCCCTTCTGGCCGACAGCTGCAATCTGCACCCAATCAGTTGAAGCACCCGGCTGGGAGGAAACATTCGATGCCGCAGCTACCCAAGCGCTTCCCGCATAGGTCACTACAGCGGCGGGTGGACCCGCACTATATACAGCGGCGCCGTCCCAAGCCGCGACGGCTTGCCAGGCTGCTAATCCGTCCGAGCCATCTGCGCCGTCAACACCGTCTTTGCCGTTTGCGCCGTCTTTACCATCTAGACCGTCTTTGCCTGCCGGACCGGTTTCACCAGGAACACCATCGTTGCCTTTAGCACCAGCGTCACCCCCAGCACCTGGTTTACCATCGGCTCCGTCGTCACCTTTGGCGCCGGTCGCACCGTCTTTACCCTTGGCGCCGGTCGCACCTATGGGCCCAATGCTGCCTTGCGCCCCATTCTTGCCTGCCTCACCTTTAGCTCCAGCCTTACCCGGAGCCCCATCGCTACCTGCCGGTCCTGCGGCACCATCCTGTCCAGCAGCACCGTCTTGTCCGGAGGCCCCAGCTGATCCATCTTGTCCCGCGGGGCCCTCGGTTGGCGCTGACGTATTCCAGTAGACCGTGACCAGGCCCGTTGGGCAGGTTCCACCAGAATCAATAAGTGTTAACGCTTGTGAGCCGACATCGACACAGCCAAGCTGATTGGCCACCGGTGCGGGTGTTTCCGGTTGGCTGGAGCATCCCGACAATGCGAGCACCACCGCGGCGCCTAAAAACGCCAACGCGCGCTGAGTTACAGACCCCATGTAGACGTCCCCCTGATCGTGTACGTGAAAGATGGGCACTTTAGCCCATGTCGAGATTATCTATAAAACTGCTGGCCGTATAGACATTTGCGGATTTTCGATGCATATTCTTTGCTCCCACTTCATGGTCAGTTCTGCATATCTCGCGTCCGAGAAACAAAAAGACTGCCCATGAACTTCGAAAAGTTCATGGGCAGTCTTAGAAGAGACGCGCAGTCTGAAGTTACTTCAGCAGTGCGAGGCGCTCTGGGTCATCGGCGAAGAATTCTTCGATGTTCGCCTTGGTGATGATGACTGGGTCGAGCTGGTAAATCGGAGCTTCGAACTTACCGTTGTCTGCAGTCGCGTCTGGGGCTGGCAGAGCCTCACCCTTCTGCAGGATCTGGATCAGTTCAACCGTCTTAGCTACCAGGTCAGCCGATGGCTTACCAACGGTTGAGTACTGCTCGCCGGCCCAGATGGAAACGATTGACTCGTTCTCAGCGTCAAGACCGTCGACAACTGGCAGTTCCTGACCAGCGTTCGCTGCGGACGTCAGGATTGCACGTGCAATACCGTCGTTTGGTGCCAAGACACCGTGGATTTCCTTGTCAGAGTAGAAACCTGAGAGGAGGGAGTCCATACGAGCCTGAGCCTTGGAGTTGTCCCAGTCCTGGGTTGCTGCCTGAGCAAAGTCGGTCTGACCAGAAACTACGGTCAGGGTGCCGTCATCGATCTTTGGCTGCAATACCGACATTGCACCGTTGAAGAAGTCTGGTGCGTTCGGGTCAGCTGGGCCACCACCGAAGAGCTCGATGTTGTATGGGCCTTCACCCTTGAGCTCTGCTAGACCCTCAAGGAGTGACTGGCCCTGAAGCTCACCGGTACGAACACTACCGAACTGAACAACACCGTCTACAGCTTCGGTGTTCTCGATCAGGCGGTCAACACCAAGAACAGCGATGCCCTCAGCCTTTGCCTTCTCCAGAACTGAGCTGAGCTGGGTTCCATCAACCGCACCAACAACAATAACCTCGGCGCCGCGCTCGATCATAGCTTCGATCTGCTGCTGCTGTGATGGAACCTTGTTGTCTGCAGCCTGAACTAGCGGCTCAAAGCCCGCTTCCTTCAACTGTTCGTTGAAGTAAGTCTCTGATTCCTTCCAGTTCTGGGTTCCAAGCCAAGGCAAGGAAACACCGATTACTGCATCTGCCGCAAAGCCAGCCTCGCTGGATGGGCCTTCGGAGGCTTCGCCACGTCCGCCTCCGCCGCCACACGCGCTGAGCGCGAACATTCCTGCGGTAACGAGCGAGACAAGCGCTAGGGCTTTCTTCTTCACAATTACTCCTTGATAACCAATTGATAGGTGTTGGTACAACTTACGAGGCCGCAGGTTCTTTCCTACGGGACTCGCTTCTCACTTCTCAAACCACCCGGATCTAGTCAATCTTGGGGGCCGGCAGGCGTCCTTACCTGCCGTAATCCGGGCGGTTTGTGTAAGACTTTCTGGGAAAAGCGCGACAGGAACCGGACATTGAACCTGTGTGGGGCATCGGAAAGCTTATGCAGCTTTTTCGACTGAAGTAGTTTGCTCGTCCTTAACCGGAGGTTGAGGACCGAACTTGGCAAACAGGTGCCCGGTGATTGAAGGCTTACCCTGTTGCTTGTTGTAGACGTCGAATGCAACAGCAACCAAGAGAACAAGACCCTTGATGACCTGGGTCCGGTCCGCGCCGACACCCAGCAACATCAGACCGGAGTTGAGAACGGCCATCACGAGGCCACCAACAACGGATCCAATAACGGTTCCAATACCACCGGAAACTGCGGCACCACCAATAAATACTGCGGCAATTGCGTCAAGCTCCCACATGGTTCCATCGGAAGGACCGGCGGAAGTAGCACGGCCTACGAACAGCAGACCCGCAAGTGCAGCCAAGAATGACATATTGAGCATGACCAGCAGGTAAATACGCTTGGTGTTTACACCGGACAGCGCAGCTGCCTCACGGTTACCACCAACCGCGTAAATGTGGCGACCAAATTGGGTGTGCTCAGTAAGTACGTGGTAAACAATGACCAGTGCTACCAGGATCAAACCCGGTACTGGGAATGAAGTACCCGGACGGCCGGAGCCAAAGAGCCAGGTTACGTAGCCGATTACCGATGACACGAGAACAATACGAACCAGAACCGGCCACAGGTGTGCTGATTCCTTATCCTCCGCGAGTGCCTTGGACTTCACAAAGTTGCGGTACTGGGAAACGGCGTAGAAAACAATTGCGATAATACCGAGCAGCAGGGTGGAGTTGTTCATCTGGGTGAACGCTGGGCCCCACTCAGGCAGGTATCCGGAACCAAGAAAACGGAACTCATCTGGAACTGGAACCGAGATCGATCCACTGATCCAAATAACCAAACCGCGGAAAATCATCATTCCAGCAAGCGTGGTAATAAAGCCTGGGATGCCTAGGCGAGATAGCCAGAAACCGTGCCACAGACCGATCAGAACACCAACGGCCAGACCGGCGAGCAGTGCCAGCCACCATGGGAATCCAAAGTCGCGGCTACTGATCGCGGCGAACATTCCAACGAATCCGGCAACCGAACCAACGGAAAGGTCAATATGACCAATCACAATGACCATGACCATACCGATAGCCAGGATCAGAACGTAGGCGTTACCAGCGAGTAGGTTCTGGAAGTTGGATGAGGTGATCATCCGTCCGTCGGTTGCAATGTTGAATGTAATCAACAGCGCGATGAGGGCAAACACCATGGTGAATTGCCGGAGGTCTCCGTCTAGGACCTTCTTTAGAGCTTTCATTTGTTGGATTCCTCCGGTACCGAAGTAGATACTTCATGAGCCTGTGTGTTTGTCATCATTCGCATCAGCGATTCTTGGGTTGCGTCCTTACCCAGAACCTCGCCGGTAACTTCACCCTCGCAAATGGTGTAGATCCGATCGCTCATACCCATGAGTTCTGGGAGTTCCGAGGAGATCAGCAGGACCGCGTTACCAGCATCCGCAAGTTGATGAATCAAGCGGTAAATCTCAAACTTTGCGCCAACATCAATACCACGTGTTGGCTCGTCCAGAATCAGGACTTGTGGTTCAGTGAACATCCACTTAGCTAGAACAACCTTCTGCTGGTTACCACCGGACAAGGTCCGGATTCCGGTTTCAACAGTTGGGGTCTTGATGAGCAGTTGCTCACGGTAGCTATTCGCAACCTTGCGTTCCTTGGTGCCGCTCAGCAAACCGCGAGTCGACAAGGCCTTCAAGTTTGCCGAGGCAACCGTGCGCTTGACCGAATCGAGCAGGTTCACTCCAAGCACCTTGCGGTCCTCGGGTAGGTAAGCAATACCGTGGTCGATTGCGCTCTGAACCGTGTTCAGAGTGACTTTCTTGCCCTCTAGGTAGATTTCACCGGAGCGGAAGATTCCGTAGTTACGACCGAATACGGAGCGCGCAAGTTCAGTACGACCGGCGCCCATCAGCCCTGCGAGACCCACGATCTCGCCGTGCTTGACGTTGAGGTTAACGTTTTTGGAGACCATTCGGCCGGCCAGTTGGGGGTGCTCGACGTTCCAGTTTCGAACCTCGAATGCCGTTTCACCAATGTGTGGGGTTCTGGTTGGGTAACGGGCTTCAAGGGAGCGACCAACCATGGCACGAATGATGCGGTCTTCGTCTACGCCGCTTTCATCGATTCCATAGCTCTCAACTGAAGCACCATCTCGCAAGATGGTGATCGCGTCAGAAACCGCCGCGATCTCGTTCAGTTTGTGCGAGATCATAATGCAGGTGACGCCCTGGGACTGCAGTCTCTTCATGAGCTTGAGCAGGTTGGCCGAGTCTTCCTCGTTCAACGCTGACGTTGGCTCATCAAGGATAAGGAGCTTCACGTTCTTTGAGAGCGCCTTGGCGATCTCAATCATCTGCTGCTGGCCCACACCAAGTGTCTTGACCTTGACCTTTGGGTCGATCTTCAGACCAACTTGGTCCAGCACATCTTTGGTTGACCGGGCTGACTGATCCCAATCGATAATGCCGTTCTTGGTAACTTCGTTGCCTAGGAAGATGTTCTCAATAACGTTAAGTTCTGGGATAAGCGCGAGCTCTTGGTGAATAATCACCACTCCGGCTTCCTCTGACTGCTTAATGTTCTTGAACTCCACCGGCTTGCCTTCAAGAAGGATCTGACCTTCGTAATCACCGTGTGGGTATACCCCTGAAAGAACTTTCATGAGGGTGGACTTGCCAGCACCATTCTCACCACAAATGGAGTGGATGCTTCCCTTAGCAACGGTGATGGTCACACCGTCTAGTGCGCGTACACCTGGGAATGTTTTTACTATGTCTTGCATTTCGAGCAGCGGTGTAGTGCTGTTCATCTTGTCCTCCACGGAAGGCCTCTCTCCCGACGACGTCCAGACAACGTTGTCAAGAACATTTGTATCGCATCTTTCAGAGGTAAGTCAACACCAGACGGTTTTTGACCCAAAAAAATTGACTTCGTTGTCAAAAACGAAAATTCATGGTTACTATTTGGGCAGTGCCCCATTCACACATGGGCAAAAAGTGTGATCCCTTCTGGCCATTAGTGATACGTCGAAGTCTCGTATGCCAAAGAGATTTGTTGATTCCGCACATGATTTGAACTCCGGAGAACTCAGATTGAATTCGTTAGCAGAGCCACCAAAACGTGCCGGATATGTTGCGCGTCCACGGATGTCTGATGTTGCTGCTCTAGCCGGAGTCGGAGTTAAAACCGTCTCCCGGGTGATAAATGAAGAGCCAAATGTCTCCTTGAAAACAAAAGAAAAAGTCTTGCGGGCCGTGCAACAACTCGGCTACCAACAAGATTTATATGCTGGAAACCTCAGACGCAGCGATCGTCGCACTCGCACCCTAGGGCTGCTGATTTCGAGTGTGGCCAACCCATACGCATCGACTCTCCACCGCGGAGTGGAAGGGGAGGCTGCCCGCCGGGGCACGGCAGTTTTTGCGGCCAGCTTGGACGATGATCCAGAAAAAGAGCAACGGCTTTTCGATGCCTTTGTCCAGCGCCGCGTAGACGGACTGATTCTGACCGCCGTAGGCACCAGCCAAAGCTACATTTCCAAAGAACACGAGCGCGGCACCCCCATGGTGTTTGTCGACCGTATCCCCCAAGGGGTTACCGCCGATGTCATCGTTGCTGATAACTTTGACGGCGCGTTCAACGGGACCAACCACCTCCTGAAACACGGTCACCGACGGATCGCCTACTTTGGTGATAATCCCCGGATCCAAACCAGTACCGCCCGGCGCGATGGTTATAGCCACGCCCTGATGTTAGCTAATGTCCCGGTAGCGCCAGAGCTGATCTTTGCTAATTTCCAGACTGAAAAGCAGACCTACGCAAAAGTCCTTGAGTTCTTGCAGTTGCCTGATCCACCCACCGCAATTTTTAGTGGCCAGAACCTGATCACTATCATCATTGTCCGTGCACTGCGTGACCTTGGCCTGAGCAACAAGATTGCGCTTGTAGGCTTCGATGATTTTGAACTGGCGGACCTTCTGGAACCACCTCTAACCGTGGTGGCTCAGGATCCAGAACAAATTGGCATCTTGGCAGCAAAGCGCATCTTTGAACGCCTTGATGGGGACACTTCACCACCCTCAACCATTATTGTGCCAACCAAATTTATTGTCCGTGGCAGCGGAGAAATTCGTGCGCAACACTAAGTCGCACCCCGCGCGGTAACTTTTGTTCGATTTGTTATTGCTTGCCAAGAGCACAAATGCTGCCCAAAATCTGGGCCGCAAATGGTTTGCGCCCACGCATTCACGCAAACCGTAAGATCCTATTCTGTGACCAGAACTGACAATGATGTCACCTTGTCGGTTCTCCCATTTGGAGAGCTTCACCATGTCCAGTAACAAGAAGAAACCGTTAAGTTTGGTCCTAGGGACCGCTGTCCTCGGGCTCTCGCTCCTCGGTCTGCAACCGGCTTTCGGTTCAACTACTGCAAACGAATCCGACCCATTCCGACCTCAGATTCACTTCACGCCAGAGAAAAATTGGATGAATGATCCCAATGGTCTCGTGTACGAGAATGGTACCTGGCACCTATTTTTCCAGCACAATCCCGAAGGCACCGGCTGGGGCAACATGAGTTGGGGGCATGCCACCAGCACAGACCTGATGAACTGGGAAGAGCAACCAATCGCGATCCCTCAAACGTTTGATAGCAACGGCGATTCTATTGAAGATATCTTCTCAGGCTCCATCGTTGTCGACCATAAGAACACGAGTGGTCTAGGTTCATTGGAATCCCCACCACTGATCGCAATTTACACGAGCGCCTACACGGATAAGCACCTTTCCTTGGGAGGAATCCAAGCCCAGTCAATCGCTTACAGCAATGACCATGGCCAGACCTGGACCAAATACGAGAACAATCCTGTCCTTGACCGTGACTCTGCTAACTTCCGCGACCCCAAAGTGTTCTGGCATGAAAATGCCGCAACGGGTGAAGGCTATTGGGTCATGGTCGCCGTCGAGGCAACCGATTACCAAGTTGTCCTCTACCGTAGTGACGATCTGAAGAGTTGGGACTTCCTCAGCGACTTTGGCCCGGCCAACGCCGTTGGTGGAATCTGGGAGTGCCCTGATCTGTTCGAACTCCCAATCGACGGAGACCCTAACAACACCAAATGGGTCTTAGTAGTCAACATGAATCCTGGTGCGGTTGCTGGCGGTTCCGGTGGCCAGTACTTCGTTGGAGATTTCGACGGAACCACGTTTACCTCGGAAAGCACCGTCGCCGATGCTCCTTTGCCTGAAGGCAAGGT
It encodes the following:
- a CDS encoding sugar-binding protein encodes the protein MKKKALALVSLVTAGMFALSACGGGGGRGEASEGPSSEAGFAADAVIGVSLPWLGTQNWKESETYFNEQLKEAGFEPLVQAADNKVPSQQQQIEAMIERGAEVIVVGAVDGTQLSSVLEKAKAEGIAVLGVDRLIENTEAVDGVVQFGSVRTGELQGQSLLEGLAELKGEGPYNIELFGGGPADPNAPDFFNGAMSVLQPKIDDGTLTVVSGQTDFAQAATQDWDNSKAQARMDSLLSGFYSDKEIHGVLAPNDGIARAILTSAANAGQELPVVDGLDAENESIVSIWAGEQYSTVGKPSADLVAKTVELIQILQKGEALPAPDATADNGKFEAPIYQLDPVIITKANIEEFFADDPERLALLK
- a CDS encoding sugar ABC transporter permease, with product MKALKKVLDGDLRQFTMVFALIALLITFNIATDGRMITSSNFQNLLAGNAYVLILAIGMVMVIVIGHIDLSVGSVAGFVGMFAAISSRDFGFPWWLALLAGLAVGVLIGLWHGFWLSRLGIPGFITTLAGMMIFRGLVIWISGSISVPVPDEFRFLGSGYLPEWGPAFTQMNNSTLLLGIIAIVFYAVSQYRNFVKSKALAEDKESAHLWPVLVRIVLVSSVIGYVTWLFGSGRPGTSFPVPGLILVALVIVYHVLTEHTQFGRHIYAVGGNREAAALSGVNTKRIYLLVMLNMSFLAALAGLLFVGRATSAGPSDGTMWELDAIAAVFIGGAAVSGGIGTVIGSVVGGLVMAVLNSGLMLLGVGADRTQVIKGLVLLVAVAFDVYNKQQGKPSITGHLFAKFGPQPPVKDEQTTSVEKAA
- a CDS encoding sugar ABC transporter ATP-binding protein, with the protein product MNSTTPLLEMQDIVKTFPGVRALDGVTITVAKGSIHSICGENGAGKSTLMKVLSGVYPHGDYEGQILLEGKPVEFKNIKQSEEAGVVIIHQELALIPELNVIENIFLGNEVTKNGIIDWDQSARSTKDVLDQVGLKIDPKVKVKTLGVGQQQMIEIAKALSKNVKLLILDEPTSALNEEDSANLLKLMKRLQSQGVTCIMISHKLNEIAAVSDAITILRDGASVESYGIDESGVDEDRIIRAMVGRSLEARYPTRTPHIGETAFEVRNWNVEHPQLAGRMVSKNVNLNVKHGEIVGLAGLMGAGRTELARSVFGRNYGIFRSGEIYLEGKKVTLNTVQSAIDHGIAYLPEDRKVLGVNLLDSVKRTVASANLKALSTRGLLSGTKERKVANSYREQLLIKTPTVETGIRTLSGGNQQKVVLAKWMFTEPQVLILDEPTRGIDVGAKFEIYRLIHQLADAGNAVLLISSELPELMGMSDRIYTICEGEVTGEVLGKDATQESLMRMMTNTQAHEVSTSVPEESNK
- a CDS encoding LacI family DNA-binding transcriptional regulator codes for the protein MSDVAALAGVGVKTVSRVINEEPNVSLKTKEKVLRAVQQLGYQQDLYAGNLRRSDRRTRTLGLLISSVANPYASTLHRGVEGEAARRGTAVFAASLDDDPEKEQRLFDAFVQRRVDGLILTAVGTSQSYISKEHERGTPMVFVDRIPQGVTADVIVADNFDGAFNGTNHLLKHGHRRIAYFGDNPRIQTSTARRDGYSHALMLANVPVAPELIFANFQTEKQTYAKVLEFLQLPDPPTAIFSGQNLITIIIVRALRDLGLSNKIALVGFDDFELADLLEPPLTVVAQDPEQIGILAAKRIFERLDGDTSPPSTIIVPTKFIVRGSGEIRAQH